The following are from one region of the Fusarium verticillioides 7600 chromosome 1, whole genome shotgun sequence genome:
- a CDS encoding cell cycle checkpoint protein, whose amino-acid sequence MAPPAKRRRRNVVDASDDEDESPRANTLSKFLITSPSSSTKSRVATASPSPTKPKIVDSKPTKNASLRLPRRAQAKSNSTSPSAKRTKDVGKAADTGRTADLKTLFSNQAQRAARSSAGDTQSIPLEDIISDPISEDDEISELKASSASLVGQHAKKRLRNDSQSSLSSVPSASQKFIKPPKPVPIARPNDDARPWSERFGPRNLEELAVHKKKVSDVRRWLEDVTAGRMRQRLLILKGAAGSGKTTTLRLLANDMGSELLEWRNPAGSSGLGFVSASAQFQEFLGRGGKFGALETDATMSSTQNSSQINRKNDPKRVILIEEFPNTFSRSSTALTSFRSTVLQYLANSTPSLSMLAKPSQHEPITPVVMVISETHLTTTSASADSFTAHRLLGPEILQHPGVGMIEFNAIAPSLLLKALELVVQKEARKSGRRKTPGPQVLKRLGEIGDIRNAVSSLEFLCLKGDQQGDWGNKVVLTKLTKGAKDAIKLTQGEEESLEQVSQREASLGIFHAVGKVVYNKRDELPPPGGNDIENLPTFLSHFSRPKRSQVSVDTLIDETGTDTHTFVSALHENYVLSCESTDPMDLSTPMDYVNDCIEYLSQADLLSPSRDIFFGGRVGFSGPDSGSHVLRQDEITFQVAVRGMLFSLPNPVKRKSSVMSKGSDAFKMFYPTSLKLWRAKEELEAFVDMWSTKLLKGDDGATKNLTDGATAFRRPQQSSGETSWMQRKQLNRQAIVKQQQQQQQEDDPESAPLLSLGSAARREMLLERLPYMAHIARARKTPSFRLRELEKVVAFKGINAADEESDADDDMQPGEAWATDKPSEEISPRKRSAGIKEGNVSGLLAQKLVLSDDDIED is encoded by the coding sequence ATGGCTCCGCCCGCGAAGCGCCGCCGGCGGAATGTCGTTGACGCttcagacgatgaagacgaatCGCCTCGTGCAAACACCCTGTCCAAGTTTTTGATTActtcaccaagctcctctACCAAAAGCCGCGTCGCTACAGCTTCCCCGAGCCCGACAAAACCTAAAATCGTCGATAGCAAGCCAACCAAGAATGCTTCACTCCGGCTACCTCGTCGAGCGCAAGCGAAGAGCAATAGCACGAGTCCAAGCGCGAAGCGTACCAAGGATGTTGGCAAAGCAGCAGATACTGGAAGAACAGCTGATTTGAAGACGCTCTTTTCGAACCAGGCACAAAGGGCTGCGCGGTCGAGTGCTGGAGATACGCAATCCATCCCTCTCGAAGATATTATCAGTGATCCTATCtcagaggatgatgagatctcgGAACTTAAGGCAAGCTCCGCAAGCTTAGTTGGACAACATGCGAAAAAGAGACTACGAAATGACTCGCAATCGTCGTTGTCTAGTGTACCCAGCGCCAGCCAAAAGTTCATCAAACCACCTAAGCCAGTACCTATAGCTAGGCCAAACGACGATGCACGCCCTTGGTCAGAACGATTTGGACCTCGAAATCTGGAGGAGTTAGCAGTTCATAAGAAAAAAGTCTCTGATGTGAGGAGGTGGTTGGAGGATGTAACAGCCGGACGCATGCGCCAGCGTCTGCTAATTCTCAAAGGTGCTGCTGGGTCCGGGAAGACAACAACCCTGCGACTGCTGGCAAACGACATGGGtagtgagcttcttgaatgGCGAAATCCTGCGGGAAGCTCTGGGCTGGGTTTCGTTTCAGCATCTGCGCAGTTCCAAGAGTTTCTTGGTCGTGGTGGTAAGTTTGGAGCATTAGAGACCGATGCTACAATGTCATCGACCCAGAACAGCTCTCAGATCAACCGAAAAAATGATCCGAAACGAGTTATTCTCATCGAGGAGTTTCCTAACACAttttcaagatcttcaacggCTTTAACATCCTTCCGGAGCACCGTTTTACAGTACCTTGCCAATAGCACACCCTCTTTATCCATGCTTGCGAAGCCTTCACAGCATGAGCCCATAACACCGGTGGTCATGGTCATTTCAGAAACTCATCTGACTACGACCTCTGCATCAGCGGACAGTTTTACTGCACATCGACTTTTGGGGCCGGAAATCCTACAACATCCAGGGGTTGGTATGATTGAGTTCAATGCCATTGCCCCCTCATTACTCCTAAAGGCACTGGAACTCGTTGTCCAGAAAGAGGCCAGAAAATCTGGTCGCAGGAAAACACCAGGACCTCAAGTTCTAAAACGCCTTGGTGAAATTGGAGACATCAGAAACGCCGTATCATCTCTCGAGTTCCTGTGTCTGAAAGGTGACCAGCAAGGAGACTGGGGCAACAAGGTCGTGCTCACAAAGCTGACCAAAGGCGCGAAAGATGCTATCAAACTCACACAaggcgaagaggagagtcTGGAACAAGTATCTCAACGTGAAGCGAGTCTAGGCATCTTCCATGCTGTTGGAAAGGTTGTCTACAACAAACGAGATGAGCTTCCTCCGCCAGGAGGTAACGATATCGAGAATCTCCCAACTTTTCTTTCGCATTTCTCGAGACCGAAACGCTCACAAGTGTCTGTTGATACGCTCATCGATGAAACGGGCACAGATACACATACTTTTGTTTCGGCATTACATGAAAACTACGTTCTATCCTGTGAGAGCACAGATCCTATGGACTTGTCAACACCAATGGACTACGTTAATGACTGTATCGAATATCTGTCACAAGCAGATCTcctctcaccatcaagagatatcttcttcggcggcaGAGTTGGCTTTTCAGGTCCAGATTCTGGCAGCCATGTGCTCCGGCAGGACGAAATAACTTTCCAGGTAGCTGTCAGGGGCATGTTGTTCTCACTTCCTAACCCTGTTAAGCGCAAATCATCAGTCATGTCCAAGGGCAGCGACGCCTTCAAGATGTTCTACCCCACGAGTCTGAAACTCTGGCGTGCCAAGGAAGAGTTAGAAGCGTTTGTGGATATGTGGTCTACAAAACTACTTAAAGGCGACGATGGAGCAACGAAAAATCTGACCGATGGGGCCACAGCGTTTCGTCGTCCTCAGCAATCGTCTGGCGAGACTTCCTGGATGCAACGTAAGCAGCTAAATCGTCAAGCGATagtgaagcagcagcagcagcagcagcaagaagacgATCCTGAGAGTGCGCCGCTTCTCTCGCTTGGCAGCGCAGCCCGGCGTGAGATGCTCCTTGAGCGTCTCCCATATATGGCGCACATAGCTCGTGCTCGAAAAACACCAAGCTTCCGTTTGCGCGAACTTGAGAAGGTGGTTGCCTTCAAAGGTATTAATGCTGCCGATGAAGAGTCTGATGCAGATGACGACATGCAGCCGGGAGAGGCTTGGGCAACAGATAAGCCATCAGAAGAAATAAGTCCCCGGAAGAGAAGTGCAGGTATAAAGGAAGGAAATGTTTCGGGCCTTCTCGCTCAGAAATTGGTGCtgagcgatgatgatattgaggatTAA
- a CDS encoding bifunctional purine biosynthesis protein ADE17, which produces MRRPLPTYVFSYFSSSSSSSVFRLSPVFSPKRFSFLASKMSSQQKIAIVSVYDKTGLLDLAKGLVQQNVRILASGGTSKMIRESGFPVEDVSAITKAPEMLAGRVKTLHPAVHAGILARDLASDEKDLAEQNINKVDYVICNLYPFKDTVAKINVSIPEAVEEIDIGGVTLIRAAAKNHKRVTILSDPNDYAGFLTELEKGEITEASRNRYALKAFEHTADYDAAISQFFRKEYAGNGEQYTALRYGANPHQKPAAAYVSEGNLPFKVLCGSPGYINLLDSLNAWPLVKELKKALGKPAAASFKHVSPAGAAIGLPLTEDEKKVYFVHDIEGIDESSLAQAYARARGADRMSSFGDMIALSDVVDVPTARIISKEVSDGVIAPGYDDAALEILKKKKGGRYLVLQIDPEYNPPATETRTVYGINLQQHRNDVEITPKHFTTIITPKDTASLPESAARDLTIATITLKYTQSNSVCYAYNGQVVGLGAGQQSRIHCTRLAGDKADNWWMRFHERVLGIKWKKGTKRPDKSNAIDLLVSGQLPKDGPEREAFEGVFEEVPAAFTHEEREAWMKQLKDVCVSSDAFFPFIDNVFRVAQSGAKYVAAPGGSQNDAAVFDTAEKLGITFVEQNIRLFHH; this is translated from the exons ATGAGACGCCCTCTTCCCACTTACGTCTTTTCttatttttcttcttcgtcgtcctcttctgtctttCGTCTTTCCCCCGTTTTCTCTCCCAAAAGGTTCTCCTTTCTAGCTTCCAAGATGTCCTCCCAGCAGAAGATCGCCATCGTCTCAGTCTATGACAAGACCGGTCTTCTGGACCTGGCTAAGGGCCTCGTCCAGCAGAATGTTCGAATTCTCGCTTCTGGAGGCACCTCCAAGATGATCCGAGAGTCTGGATTCCCTGTCGA GGACGTCTCTGCCATCACCAAGGCCCCCGAGATGCTTGCTGGTCGTGTCAAGACGCTTCACCCTGCCGTCCATGCAGGTATCCTGGCCCGTGATCTCGCTTCCGACGAGAAGGACCTCGCCGagcagaacatcaacaaggtcgatTATGTCATCTGCAACCTCTACCCCTTCAAGGATACcgtcgccaagatcaacgtcaGCATCCCTGAGGCcgttgaggagattgacATAGGTGGTGTTACTCTTATCCGTGCTGCCGCCAAGAACCACAAGCGCGTCACTATCCTCAGTGACCCTAACGACTACGCTGGTTTCCTCACggagctcgagaagggcgagatcACTGAGGCCAGCCGTAACCGCTATGCTCTCAAGGCTTTCGAGCATACTGCCGACTACGATGCTGCTATCTCTCAGTTCTTCCGCAAGGAGTACGCCGGCAACGGCGAACAATACACTGCCCTTCGATATGGCGCCAACCCTCACCAAAAGCCTGCCGCCGCCTATGTTTCCGAGGGTAACCTGCCCTTCAAGGTTCTGTGTGGCTCACCCGGCTATATCAACCTCCTCGACTCCCTAAATGCCTGGCCTCtggtcaaggagctcaagaaggctcttggcaagcctgctgctgccagCTTCAAGCACGTCTCTCCCGCTGGTGCTGCCATCGGTCTGCCTCTtaccgaggacgagaagaaggtttaCTTTGTCCACGACATCGAGGGTATTGATGAGTCCAGCCTCGCCCAGGCCTATGCTCGTGCTCGAGGAGCCGATCGCATGAGCAGCTTTGGCGATATGATCGCCCTCAGCGATGTTGTTGACGTTCCTACTGCCCGCATCATCTCTAAGGAGGTCTCCGATGGTGTTATTGCTCCTGGCTACGATGATGCcgctcttgagatcctcaagaagaagaagggtggccgatatcttgttcttcaaatCGATCCAGAATACAACCCCCCTGCTACCGAGACCCGCACCGTCTACGGCATTAACCTCCAGCAGCACCGcaacgatgtcgagatcaccCCCAAGCACTTCACCACAATTATCACCCCGAAGGACACTGCTTCTCTACCAGAGAGCGCCGCTCGCGATCTGACCATTGCCACCATTACTCTTAAGTACACTCAAAGCAACTCCGTGTGCTACGCATACAATGGCCAGGTTGTTGGTCTCGGTGCTGGCCAACAGTCCCGAATTCATTGCACTCGACTCGCCGGTGACAAGGCCGACAACTGGTGGATGCGATTCCATGAGCGTGTTCTCGGTATCAAGTGGAAGAAGGGTACCAAGCGACCTGACAAGAGTAACGCCATCGACCTGCTCGTCAGTGGCCAGCTCCCCAAGGACGGTCCTGAGCGCGAAGCGTTTGAGGGTGTCTTCGAGGAGGTCCCAGCTGCCTTCACCCATGAGGAACGTGAGGCTTGGATGAAGCAGCTTAAGGATGTTTGCGTTTCCAGCGACGCTTTC TTCCCCTTCATTGACAACGTCTTCCGCGTTGCTCAGTCAGGGGCCAAGTATGTTGCCGCCCCTGGTGGTAGCCAAAACGATGCCGCCGTATTCGATACCGCTGAGAAGCTGGGCATTACCTTTGTTGAGCAGAACATTCGTCTGTTCCACCACTAA